Part of the Leptolyngbya sp. BL0902 genome, AGGATGCGGCCCAGTTCTACTTCGCCAAGCCTGCCAGAGAGTTAACCCTCTCTGAAGCGGCCACCCTGGTGGGCATTCTGCCGGGGCCAAACGCCTTTAACCCGGTGACAAACTACGACGCGGCGGTGTTTTATCGCGACCGTGTGCTAGAGCGGATGGTGGCCCTGGGCATGGTCAGCCAGGAGGAGGGCCGTCGTGCCCGTCGTTCTCGCATTGAAATTAGCCCCGAAGCCACCCGCCAACTGCAAAGCACCCGCGCCCCCTACTTCTATAGCTATATTTTTCAGGAGCTAGAGACCGTGCTGGGGGAGTCTCTGGCGCGGGAGGGGAACTTTATTGTGCAGACAGGGCTTGACCTCAACCTGCAACGGCTGGCCGAAAATGCCCTCACTAGCGACATTGCCGCCCGTGGCTCGGCCCTGGGCTATTCCCAGGGGGCGGTGGTCACGGTGGATACGGCCTCCGGGGCCATTCGGGCCATGGTGGGTGGGGTCGATTTTGGGCAAAGTCAGTTTAATCGGGCTTCCCAGGCCCTGCGCCAACCTGGTTCCACCTTCAAGCTATTCGCCTTTGGGTCGGCCCTAGAGCAGGGGATGTCTCCCCGCCGCACCTTTGCCTGTGATGCCATGACCTGGAACGGCCAGCGGTTTGCGGGCTGTCGGGTGGGGTCGGCCCCCATGGATATGTATCGAGGGATGGCCCTGTCGGAAAACGTGGTGGCCCTACGCATCGCCAGGGAAGCGGGATTGGGCAACGTCATCGACAACGCCCAGCGTCTAGGGATTACTTCCCGACTGCGGCCCACGCCGGGGTTAACCCTAGGAGAAAGCGAAGTCACGCCCTTGGAAATTACCGGATCCTTTGCGGCGGTCGCCAACAACGGCATCTGGAACCGCCCCCACGGCATTGTGCGGGTGCTAGACAGCAGCGATTGCGCCAACCAAGACGATATCTCCACCTGCCGCGTCATCTACGAATTTGGCCAAGCCGGAGATGCCAACCGTCCCGCCGTTGACCCTGGGGTGGCTAATACCCTCGTCACCCTGCTGCAAGGGGTGGTGCAGGGGGGAGGCACAGGGCGCAATGCCTTCTTGGGCTTGGGCGAACACGGCAAAACCGGAACTACCGACGACAGCCGCGACCTCTGGTATGTGGGCACCCTGCCCAGCTACGGACTCACCACCGGGGTGTGGCTAGGCAATGACGACAACTCCCCCACCCGAGGCAGCAGTGGCCAAGCCGCCGCCGTCTGGGGGGCCTATATGCGTCAGGTGGTGCGATAGGTTAGTCGTCGGGAAACTGCCAGCAGGCAATGTGCTCTACCCGTTGGCTGCCGCAGGCACAGGCTACCTCATCGGAGGAGTCCATCCAGGTGGCATCGCAGTCGCGGCAGTGGCACAGCACGTTATTCAAATTAGCCTGGGCAAGGCCAAAGCGCCAACGCTTCAGTTCCTCGGGGCTGAAATGGGAGGGAGGCTGGGTCATGGCTATTTAGGGTTCTTGGCGGTTTGGGGAACGAGGCTGACGCCGCAGATTTCCCACAGGCTAAGGGCCAGCGCAGGTTTCCGCCTTGGGGAAGGGGTCGGCTGGATGAGTAGAGCATAACCCATTCTCAGGGGATCACAAGCGGCCTCCTTTGCCGCGATCCAGCCCCCCTTCGAGGTGGCGGGCGAGGTGGCGGGGAGAATCACCCAGGGCATCCCCATATCTCGTTATGATGAAAGACCGTCTCCTTCTTCTTGCCATGGCTGCTTCTTCCCGGTCAACCGCTCCTTCCCCAGCCCCAGCCCTCAGCGAAGACCATTCTCCGGCTATTGCCCAGCCGGAATCAGCGGCGACAGGGCATCCCTTCCATTCTGAACCACCCCCAACCCCAGAGACACAGGGCGGATCTCCCCTCCTTGGCCAGTCCCTCGAAGCGCTGACGGCCTGGATGGTGGCCCAAGGACAGCCCGCCTACCGGGGTAAGCAGTTGCACCAGTGGCTCTATCAGCAGGGGGCGCGGTCGCTGCAAGACATCACCGTTTTCCCCAAAGCGTGGCGGCAGCAGGTGGCGGCGGTTTCGGTGGGGCGTTCAGACATTTACCACCGCACCGAGGCCAGCGATGGCACCGTCAAGTATCTGCTGAAGCTGGCAGATGGGCAAATTATCGAAGCAGTGGGGATGCCTTCCGCCAAGCGGCTGACGGTGTGTGTATCGTCCCAGGTGGGGTGCCCCATGGCCTGCGAT contains:
- a CDS encoding transglycosylase domain-containing protein, translated to MTNPDSSPPPSPAPAPSSAPAPPRTLLKTVTQAFQAVQAKVDFGQLSVKPGSRAASLEVVVDGQPTTYPLLGEHYVMGRSSSQCDIVAASPIVSQVHATLTRDENRPGQPFVLKDRNSTNGIYRGKKRLSRVVMNHGDVYTLGPAELADAVTLRYIDPPPWYVKAARYTLYGFTGVSLAVGVWIVGIEWPKIPVRPLPDSVQGPVMVYAEENGAQVPLREQRNQAHLELQSMDDFSPYLPKALIASEDTRFYWHLGVDPLGIARATVINVQGGSIRQGGSTITQQLARSIYREYVGTGDSAGRKIREAIAALKLETFYSKNKLLLTYMNRVYLGENLYGFEDAAQFYFAKPARELTLSEAATLVGILPGPNAFNPVTNYDAAVFYRDRVLERMVALGMVSQEEGRRARRSRIEISPEATRQLQSTRAPYFYSYIFQELETVLGESLAREGNFIVQTGLDLNLQRLAENALTSDIAARGSALGYSQGAVVTVDTASGAIRAMVGGVDFGQSQFNRASQALRQPGSTFKLFAFGSALEQGMSPRRTFACDAMTWNGQRFAGCRVGSAPMDMYRGMALSENVVALRIAREAGLGNVIDNAQRLGITSRLRPTPGLTLGESEVTPLEITGSFAAVANNGIWNRPHGIVRVLDSSDCANQDDISTCRVIYEFGQAGDANRPAVDPGVANTLVTLLQGVVQGGGTGRNAFLGLGEHGKTGTTDDSRDLWYVGTLPSYGLTTGVWLGNDDNSPTRGSSGQAAAVWGAYMRQVVR